From Pseudoramibacter sp.:
TTTTTCCGCAGACAGCCAGCAGATGAATGGGGACTTCGGTCTGAAGCAGTGCTTCAAAAGCCACGGACATGTGCTTGTCGCCGAGGCTGCCGCCCATTAAGAGCACCGTGCCGCATGTCCTGTCTGTGCTGCAGCTGCTTCCTTTCTTTTCCTCAAATTCCTCCCGCACCGGAATACCGTAGGGGTAAATGATAGCCGGGTCGATGCCCCGTTCGATCATATCCGCCTTGGTGTAGGCGCTGCCTACGACGTAGGCGTTCACGTTCTGGCTCCTGTACACCCCGTGAAACTTGTAGTCCGTCACAATGGAGAGCAACGGGATGTGAAAGGCTTTCATGCCCTTGAGACGCCCGAGCACGTTGGTCACAAAGGGATGGGTCGAAATGAGCAGCACCGGCGAATCGTCGAGAATGAGGGACATGATCTCCGGCGAAATCAGGGCCGTGCCGACATGGAAAATGCCCCGCTGAAACGCCGTCATCTTGTCGAATTTCCGGTACAGCAGGTCGTAAAGCTTCGGCGTCGTGCCGACCATTTTTTCGTACCCGCCGGTGATCATCTTGTTTAAGATTTTCGATGACGCCTTAAACGTGTCGACGATGCGCACGTCGTAGCCTCGGCGGCTCAGATTTTTCTGAAGGCTTTGGGCGGCCAGGTTGTGGCCGCCGCCCGTCGAAGCGGTAAA
This genomic window contains:
- a CDS encoding MGDG synthase family glycosyltransferase, whose amino-acid sequence is MGHRNIVLIFTASTGGGHNLAAQSLQKNLSRRGYDVRIVDTFKASSKILNKMITGGYEKMVGTTPKLYDLLYRKFDKMTAFQRGIFHVGTALISPEIMSLILDDSPVLLISTHPFVTNVLGRLKGMKAFHIPLLSIVTDYKFHGVYRSQNVNAYVVGSAYTKADMIERGIDPAIIYPYGIPVREEFEEKKGSSCSTDRTCGTVLLMGGSLGDKHMSVAFEALLQTEVPIHLLAVCGKNEAMAEKLSAAPWQTLRKNPKTTAEVFGYVEQISDFMSRSDIIVTKPGGLTTTEAILRGIPMLIPYTYPGQEESNAEFLEESGMGLRVQDISELPGVVDHLIKHRGIVEEMADNMNTAAQDYAPEKVTALCEKLIADYLAETSENSGQ